The following coding sequences lie in one Rothia sp. SD9660Na genomic window:
- a CDS encoding mechanosensitive ion channel family protein: MTATGILAAETTPLEESAEAAGTVMARLASLDFWLGAPLRILIIIIIGFVLHGLVRVVIRHVTDSIARGTRNRVVAAEEKKGSKTSRWKADASLASARQSQRAQTVGSVLRSVSSIVIWTVMVVMIIAELGFNIAPVIASAGVVGVALSFGAQSLVKDFLSGIFIVAEDQLGIGDWVNLGEAEGEVEAVGLRTTQVRDTAGTLWHVRNGEILRVGNSSQGWARTIIDLPIPYDADIDEMAGFLMTSIQKAIKMPGIKENISGKPQYLGVQSVTGESVVLRLTVKTAPSEQFAVGRKLREELKKAMDQRGIRIPLANQSVIHSETHEGRAMVSSSTQKAEEKTNPKG, translated from the coding sequence ATGACAGCAACCGGGATTTTAGCAGCAGAAACAACGCCCCTTGAAGAAAGTGCCGAGGCCGCCGGAACCGTAATGGCTAGGCTGGCCAGCCTAGATTTTTGGCTGGGAGCACCCCTTCGCATACTCATCATTATCATCATCGGGTTCGTCCTACACGGCCTGGTGCGTGTGGTCATTCGCCACGTCACCGACTCTATCGCCCGCGGCACCCGCAACCGGGTGGTTGCAGCAGAAGAGAAAAAGGGAAGTAAAACTAGCCGGTGGAAGGCCGACGCGTCCCTGGCGAGCGCCCGCCAGTCCCAGCGGGCGCAGACCGTTGGCTCGGTGCTCCGGTCAGTCTCATCGATTGTGATTTGGACGGTCATGGTCGTCATGATTATCGCTGAGCTGGGCTTCAATATTGCCCCCGTCATCGCCTCAGCTGGTGTGGTGGGTGTTGCCCTTTCGTTCGGGGCCCAGTCTCTCGTTAAAGACTTCCTCTCGGGTATCTTCATCGTGGCCGAAGACCAGCTGGGTATCGGTGACTGGGTCAATCTTGGTGAGGCTGAGGGCGAGGTAGAGGCAGTGGGTCTGCGCACCACCCAGGTACGTGATACGGCAGGAACCCTCTGGCACGTGCGCAACGGCGAGATTCTACGTGTGGGCAACTCTTCTCAGGGCTGGGCCCGTACCATTATCGACCTACCCATTCCCTATGATGCCGATATCGACGAGATGGCCGGCTTCCTCATGACCTCAATTCAAAAAGCCATTAAGATGCCCGGTATCAAAGAGAATATCTCGGGCAAGCCCCAGTACCTGGGCGTGCAGTCTGTGACCGGTGAATCGGTGGTACTGCGTCTGACGGTCAAAACTGCCCCCTCCGAGCAGTTCGCGGTGGGGCGTAAGCTCCGGGAAGAGCTCAAGAAGGCTATGGACCAGCGAGGCATTCGCATTCCGCTGGCTAACCAGTCGGTGATTCACAGCGAGACACACGAGGGACGCGCCATGGTTTCCTCTTCTACCCAGAAAGCAGAAGAAAAGACCAATCCAAAGGGCTAG
- a CDS encoding DNA helicase has protein sequence MNEQVNPETANEHPTGAAAPWSQGHAQTPLETPDSTADEQVTAQVQAGLEAWAEQMETYTGPDAMLDFNQVDYVHIDLTDANSSGVAQMFMGRKTRLSTILRDKAKLEAGMVAARALRTKIFELATGHGLDAGYFVAGTASWLSRDVREDGMVGEKRFIAPILMAPLAITPHPTSDDFEVQLTGPAKLNPAMVRQIKKEYGIDLGTMDVAQLANSMRKLDPEPVIERMRATTGAVPGMTIRSTYFISTFADLKESTGELPATAHTPLVRDIAQLKLNPLEQPFIAPVHNTRDPLDSRDPDTDMLVVDADASGQDIVDLAHLGHSLAVTTAPGTDQLGTAANIAAALIHQGKSVLVVGEKRSTLTDFTSLLERTHLSDLTFDLLTERDSEDYRQEFISAIVRDEKAPAPNVTDIHRELVKTRDKLRGHTESLRFTESRWGCSVYEALQTLAALTAQDPAPSTQVRLTRATMDALSHRAETVHKLQRLADLGGFRPSTRASAWHLAKLTSSEDTEAAHTLVKNLRSSLNEVSAGMALMADETGLKPATSMDDWGTQLDLLERIADTLTRFRPDIFDRPVTDLIAATASGTWRREHGIDMSSIQRSRLRRAAKEYIVPGVNISDLHEHLFIVQGQREEWISWAKDERVPTIPENLSDLRSRYAALLEEFTGLAIVLEDSPAGTRFSSTPLKQLEERLAALIDDEWLLHTLPERVRLTQELTTEGLGELLGDFYERQLESGAVAAELELAWWQTALEMMLASQELEILSADTLRDLETRFRRADYSHLAFASARLHAAVADTWRARIHEYDHEAAFLRSQLKSHEFSLQQVLTQAPTMATTLLPLWITSPFALSGKVPTGMRFDAAILLDAESTPLAANLPALIRAEQVIALGDPHSGFPAPFMVSAVAQNAPVVKSQKLVSTFEALAKVLPGRSLATVNRAIDPALFGYLNEHFYGGALTSYPWGEEITDGAPALTVEYVDVTGRVSDNAALDSPSLEVQRVAEMVIEHAYRNPQQTLAVVTTTARHAQRIAEAVRQLLARYPQFAPYFAAGNESFRVVDVSRAVDMERDVIIFALGAGKTAQGAAHHFGHLSERSGRESFVLATTRARHLTRLVTCVTPEDLNPQRLENGAFDIYRLLLAYRREQEARAAQELTKPITDKLPVNEFLTNDHLEAIDMGDWLLNDLVRRLGQHRVTLHESTVPLISLIATSEEESLLAGAVASPRARTMVQDLDRTTPVRVPLAVVSDGSDAYAAMSVRERSRLIPELLARTGWNHMTCWTIEVFSDPEALVGRIGSYLGLGRNE, from the coding sequence GTGAACGAACAGGTAAACCCTGAAACCGCTAACGAGCATCCTACCGGTGCCGCCGCACCCTGGTCCCAGGGCCATGCACAAACCCCGCTGGAAACCCCGGACTCTACCGCTGATGAACAGGTAACAGCCCAGGTACAAGCTGGCCTCGAAGCCTGGGCCGAGCAGATGGAAACCTATACCGGCCCCGATGCCATGTTGGACTTCAACCAGGTCGACTATGTGCATATCGACCTCACTGACGCCAACTCATCGGGAGTAGCCCAGATGTTTATGGGCCGAAAGACCCGCCTCTCTACCATCTTGCGTGATAAGGCCAAGCTTGAGGCTGGTATGGTAGCGGCTCGAGCCCTGCGCACCAAGATTTTTGAGCTGGCGACCGGCCACGGGCTAGATGCGGGCTACTTCGTTGCGGGCACCGCCTCCTGGCTTTCACGCGATGTCCGTGAGGACGGCATGGTGGGTGAGAAGCGTTTTATCGCTCCTATCCTCATGGCTCCTCTTGCTATTACCCCCCACCCCACCAGTGACGACTTTGAGGTTCAGCTCACCGGCCCTGCCAAACTCAACCCTGCCATGGTGCGGCAGATTAAGAAAGAGTACGGCATCGACCTGGGCACCATGGACGTCGCCCAGCTGGCCAACTCCATGCGCAAGCTAGATCCCGAGCCCGTGATTGAGCGGATGCGAGCTACCACCGGGGCTGTCCCCGGTATGACCATCCGCTCCACCTACTTCATTTCTACCTTTGCAGACCTTAAGGAAAGCACCGGGGAGCTTCCGGCAACCGCCCATACCCCGCTCGTCCGCGATATCGCTCAACTTAAACTCAACCCGCTAGAGCAGCCCTTTATTGCCCCCGTCCACAACACCCGCGACCCCCTTGATAGCCGCGACCCGGACACCGACATGCTGGTGGTGGACGCGGACGCCAGTGGGCAGGATATCGTCGACCTGGCCCACCTGGGGCACTCCCTAGCCGTGACCACCGCTCCCGGTACCGACCAGCTCGGTACCGCAGCCAACATCGCCGCGGCCCTGATTCACCAGGGTAAGTCTGTACTTGTGGTGGGAGAAAAACGCTCAACCCTCACTGACTTCACTAGCCTCTTGGAGCGCACCCACCTCAGCGACCTCACCTTTGATCTGCTGACCGAACGCGACTCCGAGGACTACCGCCAAGAGTTCATCTCAGCGATTGTGCGCGATGAGAAGGCTCCCGCCCCCAACGTCACCGACATCCACCGGGAACTAGTGAAAACCCGTGACAAGCTCCGGGGGCATACTGAATCCCTACGGTTCACTGAATCCCGCTGGGGTTGCTCGGTCTATGAGGCCCTGCAGACCCTGGCCGCGCTTACGGCCCAGGACCCAGCGCCCTCAACCCAGGTGCGTCTCACCCGCGCCACCATGGATGCTCTCAGCCACCGCGCCGAGACCGTCCACAAGCTCCAGCGCCTAGCAGACCTCGGGGGCTTCCGCCCCTCCACCCGGGCCTCAGCCTGGCACCTGGCTAAGCTCACCAGCTCAGAAGACACTGAAGCCGCTCACACCCTGGTCAAGAACCTGCGCAGCTCCCTGAACGAAGTCTCAGCAGGTATGGCTCTCATGGCCGATGAGACCGGCCTCAAACCAGCCACCAGCATGGACGACTGGGGAACCCAGCTAGACCTGCTCGAACGTATCGCTGATACCCTCACCCGCTTCAGACCCGACATCTTTGACCGCCCCGTCACCGACCTCATCGCCGCCACCGCCAGCGGTACCTGGAGACGGGAACACGGTATCGATATGTCGAGTATTCAGCGATCCCGCCTACGCCGCGCCGCCAAAGAGTACATCGTGCCGGGCGTCAATATCTCAGACCTGCACGAGCATCTCTTCATTGTGCAGGGCCAGCGTGAAGAGTGGATTAGCTGGGCTAAGGACGAACGCGTCCCCACGATTCCCGAGAACCTCTCTGACCTGCGCTCCCGCTACGCTGCCCTACTCGAAGAATTCACTGGGCTAGCTATCGTGCTGGAAGATTCCCCGGCTGGCACCCGTTTCTCATCAACCCCCCTCAAGCAACTTGAAGAGAGACTAGCGGCCCTCATCGACGACGAATGGCTCCTACACACCCTGCCCGAGCGCGTCCGCCTTACCCAGGAGCTCACCACAGAGGGCCTGGGCGAACTCCTGGGCGACTTCTACGAGCGTCAGCTCGAAAGCGGCGCTGTAGCTGCCGAACTAGAACTTGCCTGGTGGCAGACCGCCCTTGAAATGATGCTGGCCTCTCAAGAACTTGAGATTCTGAGCGCAGATACCCTGCGCGACCTTGAAACCCGCTTCCGCCGGGCAGACTATTCGCACCTGGCCTTCGCCTCGGCCCGCCTGCATGCTGCTGTCGCCGATACCTGGCGCGCCCGCATCCACGAGTACGACCACGAAGCAGCCTTCCTACGTAGCCAGCTCAAAAGCCATGAATTCAGTCTGCAGCAGGTGCTAACCCAGGCTCCCACCATGGCTACCACCCTACTACCCCTGTGGATTACCAGCCCCTTTGCCCTTTCCGGTAAGGTGCCCACCGGCATGCGCTTTGACGCAGCAATCCTGCTCGACGCCGAATCTACACCGCTGGCAGCTAACCTACCTGCACTCATTCGCGCTGAACAGGTCATCGCCCTGGGAGACCCCCACAGCGGCTTCCCAGCCCCTTTCATGGTCTCAGCGGTAGCCCAGAACGCACCGGTGGTGAAGAGCCAAAAACTGGTCAGCACCTTCGAGGCCCTCGCCAAGGTACTGCCTGGCCGGTCTTTGGCTACCGTCAACCGGGCAATCGACCCCGCCCTCTTTGGCTACCTCAATGAACACTTCTATGGGGGAGCCCTCACCAGCTACCCCTGGGGTGAAGAAATCACCGATGGCGCTCCAGCTCTCACCGTAGAATACGTGGACGTCACCGGGCGGGTCTCCGATAACGCTGCCCTCGATTCGCCCAGCCTTGAGGTACAGCGGGTTGCAGAGATGGTCATCGAGCACGCCTACCGTAACCCCCAGCAGACACTAGCTGTTGTGACCACCACTGCCCGCCATGCCCAGCGTATTGCTGAGGCCGTCCGCCAGCTCCTGGCCCGTTACCCCCAGTTCGCCCCCTACTTTGCAGCGGGCAACGAGTCCTTCCGCGTCGTCGACGTCTCCCGTGCTGTTGACATGGAACGCGACGTCATCATCTTTGCGTTAGGTGCCGGCAAAACTGCCCAGGGAGCAGCCCACCACTTTGGTCATCTCTCCGAGCGCAGCGGCCGCGAAAGCTTCGTGCTTGCCACCACCCGCGCCCGCCACCTCACCCGCCTAGTCACCTGCGTAACCCCCGAGGACCTTAACCCCCAGCGTCTAGAAAACGGGGCTTTCGATATATACCGACTCCTGTTGGCTTACCGCCGAGAGCAAGAAGCACGCGCAGCCCAAGAACTGACCAAACCCATCACCGATAAACTTCCTGTCAACGAGTTCCTCACCAACGACCATCTAGAAGCTATCGACATGGGTGACTGGCTGCTCAACGACCTGGTGCGCCGTCTGGGTCAGCACAGGGTGACCCTGCACGAGTCAACGGTTCCCCTCATCTCACTGATCGCTACCAGCGAGGAAGAATCCCTTCTTGCCGGTGCAGTTGCCAGCCCCCGTGCCCGCACCATGGTGCAGGACCTTGACCGCACCACCCCGGTACGAGTACCCCTTGCCGTTGTTTCTGACGGGTCAGACGCCTACGCCGCCATGAGTGTGCGCGAACGCTCCCGCCTGATCCCTGAACTACTGGCTCGAACCGGGTGGAACCACATGACCTGTTGGACTATTGAGGTCTTCTCTGACCCCGAGGCCCTGGTGGGTCGAATCGGCAGCTATCTGGGGCTGGGCCGCAATGAGTAA
- a CDS encoding LysR substrate-binding domain-containing protein, which produces MTLSELILAHPDLLVDNQTARYEQVGQVPGLCVGFVPGVMPGKWFTRWRERYSALAPLTDVALAEGQGLASLDAFADMALVHAEEEPEARDKKRYHAIELYRETPVVVLPKDHLLTVLETVPVAELAEEFLLQSPDEVPEWRDLSADYRAENPRPLPQMRHRADAIELVAAGLGLLVVQMSVARFYHRKDLTYRPVEGLGEYPVLLVWKREVREDAREQVIQDFVGITRGRTAASQRGSDSREVALEKQRREKEEAKRKRAAANKRREAEDRKKRNAQKNGNLRQYQAQKGGKGSAKGSGRGSRGKKR; this is translated from the coding sequence ATGACCCTGAGTGAGCTGATTCTTGCCCACCCCGATCTGCTGGTTGATAACCAGACCGCCCGCTATGAGCAGGTAGGGCAGGTGCCCGGTCTCTGCGTGGGGTTCGTGCCCGGGGTTATGCCCGGTAAATGGTTTACCCGGTGGCGGGAGCGCTATTCGGCGTTGGCGCCTCTGACCGACGTCGCCCTGGCCGAGGGGCAGGGCCTTGCTTCGCTCGATGCTTTTGCAGATATGGCGCTGGTGCACGCTGAGGAGGAGCCCGAAGCCCGCGATAAGAAGCGCTACCACGCGATTGAGCTCTACCGGGAAACCCCGGTGGTGGTACTCCCTAAGGACCACCTGCTGACGGTGCTCGAGACCGTCCCGGTTGCTGAGCTGGCCGAAGAATTTTTGCTCCAGAGTCCCGATGAGGTACCCGAGTGGCGCGATCTTTCCGCCGACTACCGGGCCGAGAACCCGCGTCCGCTGCCCCAGATGCGGCACCGGGCTGACGCGATTGAGCTGGTGGCTGCCGGTCTGGGCTTGTTGGTGGTGCAGATGTCTGTAGCCCGTTTTTATCACCGCAAAGACCTGACTTACCGCCCGGTTGAGGGGCTGGGCGAGTACCCGGTTCTGCTGGTGTGGAAGCGGGAGGTGCGTGAGGACGCCCGTGAGCAGGTAATCCAGGACTTCGTGGGGATTACCCGCGGCCGCACCGCTGCCTCTCAGCGCGGTAGCGACAGCCGCGAGGTAGCCCTTGAGAAGCAGCGGCGTGAGAAGGAAGAAGCCAAACGGAAGAGGGCGGCTGCCAATAAGCGCCGTGAGGCTGAAGACCGCAAAAAGCGCAACGCCCAGAAGAACGGCAACCTGCGCCAGTACCAGGCTCAAAAGGGCGGCAAGGGGAGTGCTAAGGGCTCGGGCCGAGGCTCCCGGGGCAAAAAGCGTTAG
- a CDS encoding CYTH and CHAD domain-containing protein, with product MATHHLEIEQKFELADVNSEVPSVEWSFKRWSVSEPVTEQLDATYYDTPSGNLGRHKVALRRRLGGYDQGWHIKFDAAGQRHEVTFDLLSNRSAMPAAVRKFVQVPALGEELEPRVSLKTQRTRTVILGRGEEQLAEICDDRVQALDYATGQERAWHEWEVELLGQTAQDRKLTEALFADVARQLQAVGAVPSQSPAKIARALGQDADFEVRRSGNKAKGQSKKPSKKKKKALAAELPPVPSSAELLTRVLASHTQRLAQADLLVAAGAPDATHQGRIVARQLRSVLKYMALPYARSGFAPALEDMMQGLKTYARQLETHRNGELVHPMVQQVLQAHPVLEESSGTAFGAVMEHQQADAAAQARRYMASAGRLELQLALESLLADVTLAMELPLNSENYVNKVAKRLRKNLVKQGERAMATWPEQEADFSVSAAFDEGLHDVRKAAKAVRYCLFAAADAGLPLTEPQAELVARAKAVQAELGELTDELTMGDWLLSLRVQANELGLDPFAIGYLLGRSELLAMGLRMTAFDALPRDLKKVKGIKLT from the coding sequence ATGGCTACACACCACCTGGAAATTGAGCAGAAATTTGAGCTTGCCGATGTGAACAGTGAGGTTCCCTCGGTGGAGTGGAGCTTTAAGCGGTGGAGTGTCAGTGAACCTGTGACCGAGCAGCTTGATGCCACCTACTACGACACCCCCTCGGGCAACCTGGGTCGGCATAAGGTAGCTCTGCGCCGTCGCCTGGGTGGCTACGACCAGGGCTGGCACATCAAGTTCGACGCTGCCGGCCAGCGCCATGAGGTGACCTTTGACCTGCTGTCTAACCGCTCTGCTATGCCTGCTGCGGTGAGGAAGTTTGTGCAGGTTCCGGCCCTTGGCGAAGAGCTGGAGCCTCGGGTTTCTCTGAAAACCCAGCGGACCCGTACCGTGATCCTCGGTAGGGGCGAGGAGCAGCTAGCTGAGATTTGTGATGACCGGGTACAGGCTCTTGACTATGCCACCGGCCAGGAACGGGCCTGGCACGAGTGGGAGGTAGAGCTGCTGGGGCAGACCGCCCAGGATCGTAAGCTCACAGAGGCGCTCTTTGCGGACGTTGCCCGTCAGCTGCAGGCTGTTGGGGCTGTGCCCTCGCAGTCGCCGGCTAAGATTGCCCGGGCCCTGGGCCAGGATGCCGATTTTGAAGTCCGGCGGTCAGGCAACAAAGCTAAGGGGCAGAGTAAGAAACCATCGAAAAAGAAAAAGAAGGCTCTGGCAGCTGAACTTCCCCCGGTGCCGAGCTCTGCTGAGCTACTTACCCGGGTACTTGCCTCTCACACCCAACGGCTTGCCCAGGCTGATCTGCTGGTGGCAGCGGGAGCACCCGATGCCACCCACCAGGGGCGCATTGTTGCCCGTCAGCTGCGGAGCGTGCTGAAGTATATGGCTCTGCCCTATGCGCGCAGCGGGTTTGCTCCTGCGCTTGAAGATATGATGCAGGGGCTGAAAACCTATGCCCGCCAGCTAGAAACGCACCGTAACGGTGAGCTTGTACACCCTATGGTCCAGCAGGTTCTGCAGGCTCACCCGGTGTTAGAGGAGAGCTCAGGCACTGCCTTCGGTGCGGTCATGGAGCACCAGCAGGCGGACGCAGCCGCCCAGGCCCGCCGCTATATGGCCTCTGCTGGGAGACTGGAACTTCAGCTGGCTCTCGAATCCTTACTAGCCGATGTGACTCTGGCTATGGAGCTTCCGCTCAATAGCGAGAACTATGTGAACAAGGTGGCTAAGCGTTTGCGGAAGAACCTGGTCAAGCAGGGGGAGCGGGCTATGGCTACCTGGCCAGAGCAGGAGGCTGACTTCTCGGTAAGCGCTGCTTTTGATGAGGGCCTGCACGATGTGCGTAAGGCTGCCAAAGCTGTGCGCTACTGCCTCTTTGCCGCTGCTGATGCCGGGCTTCCTCTGACTGAGCCCCAGGCTGAGCTGGTGGCGCGGGCTAAGGCTGTTCAGGCAGAGCTGGGTGAGCTCACAGACGAACTGACCATGGGCGACTGGCTGTTGAGCCTGCGTGTGCAGGCTAACGAACTGGGGCTTGACCCCTTTGCGATTGGCTATCTGCTGGGCCGCTCAGAGCTGCTGGCTATGGGCCTGCGTATGACTGCTTTTGATGCCCTGCCTCGGGACCTCAAGAAGGTAAAAGGTATCAAGCTCACCTAA
- the galU gene encoding UTP--glucose-1-phosphate uridylyltransferase GalU encodes MTENKSLSVTKAVIPAAGLGTRFLPATKATPKEMLPVVDRPAIQYVVEEAIRAGLNDVLMITGRNKRALEDHFDRVPGLEQQLADQGKDALLKSVEDSNDLGEIHYVRQGDPKGLGHAVLRGKVHVGNEPFAVLLGDDLIDEKEDLLSAMVAVQQKTGGSVVALMEVPEEQISAYGCAAVQAVEGEDGFVKVTGLVEKPAVEDAPSNLAVIGRYVLSPKVFEVLEDTAPGRGDEIQLTDALQTLAQGTGEGEGVYGVVFKGRRFDTGDKLSYLKANVILAAERDDLGSELRTWIKEFAAEL; translated from the coding sequence ATGACTGAAAATAAATCACTCTCCGTGACCAAGGCTGTGATTCCTGCCGCCGGTCTCGGCACTCGCTTCCTTCCCGCCACCAAGGCCACTCCTAAGGAGATGCTGCCCGTGGTGGACCGCCCTGCGATTCAGTACGTTGTCGAAGAAGCCATTCGTGCTGGCCTGAACGACGTTCTGATGATTACCGGCCGCAACAAGCGCGCCCTAGAGGATCACTTTGACCGTGTACCCGGTCTGGAACAGCAGCTCGCTGACCAGGGCAAGGACGCCCTGCTCAAGAGCGTTGAAGACTCCAACGACCTGGGTGAGATCCACTACGTCCGCCAGGGCGACCCCAAGGGTCTGGGCCACGCTGTACTGCGCGGCAAGGTCCACGTTGGCAATGAGCCCTTCGCGGTTCTGCTGGGCGATGACCTGATTGACGAAAAAGAAGACCTGCTCTCTGCCATGGTCGCTGTCCAGCAGAAGACCGGCGGCTCTGTCGTGGCCCTGATGGAGGTTCCCGAAGAGCAGATTTCTGCTTACGGCTGTGCCGCAGTACAGGCTGTTGAGGGTGAGGACGGCTTCGTTAAGGTCACCGGCCTGGTCGAAAAGCCCGCTGTTGAGGATGCCCCCTCAAACCTGGCCGTCATCGGCCGCTATGTTCTTTCCCCCAAGGTCTTTGAGGTGCTGGAAGATACCGCACCGGGCCGCGGCGATGAAATCCAGCTGACCGACGCTTTGCAGACTCTGGCTCAGGGCACCGGTGAGGGCGAAGGTGTCTACGGCGTGGTCTTCAAGGGCCGCCGTTTCGACACCGGCGACAAGCTCTCCTACCTCAAGGCCAACGTCATTCTTGCTGCTGAGCGCGATGATCTGGGCTCTGAGTTGCGTACCTGGATTAAGGAATTCGCAGCCGAGCTGTAG
- a CDS encoding 5-formyltetrahydrofolate cyclo-ligase: MSSTRSASTAQAKAFVRSYLRRRRTHNPPHPETAQGFERALAPLWQSLPAGSTLAAFLPLPTEPPLLPALTRAVAEGYRVLVPVVRPRRQLAWVEWQPQVEHTVNALGIVEPVGERHGAEAFIQADLRLVPALAYDLAGRRLGQGGGYYDRLFEQLGPLAQDPSTVGVVFEREILDGLPADSWDATLRFVATEKTLHRLGN, translated from the coding sequence GTGAGCTCTACTAGGTCAGCAAGCACCGCCCAGGCTAAGGCTTTTGTCCGCAGCTACCTACGCAGACGCCGAACCCACAACCCACCGCATCCAGAAACGGCTCAGGGCTTTGAACGCGCCCTAGCTCCCCTCTGGCAAAGCCTCCCTGCAGGCAGCACTCTTGCCGCTTTTCTGCCCCTTCCCACTGAGCCTCCTCTGCTACCGGCCCTAACCCGGGCTGTAGCTGAGGGGTACCGGGTGCTGGTGCCAGTCGTCCGCCCCCGGCGTCAGCTGGCCTGGGTAGAGTGGCAGCCGCAGGTAGAACACACCGTCAATGCGCTGGGTATCGTGGAGCCGGTAGGTGAGCGCCACGGAGCTGAGGCATTTATCCAGGCAGACCTTCGTTTGGTACCTGCCCTTGCCTACGATCTGGCGGGGCGGAGGCTAGGGCAGGGCGGAGGCTACTATGACCGGCTTTTTGAGCAGCTTGGCCCTCTGGCGCAAGACCCCTCTACCGTGGGGGTGGTGTTTGAGCGGGAAATTCTTGATGGCCTGCCTGCAGATAGCTGGGATGCCACACTTCGGTTTGTGGCAACGGAGAAGACCCTGCACCGCCTGGGTAATTGA
- a CDS encoding NUDIX domain-containing protein — MQRRTKEEEMPLVMDTRPAAYAVVIEDGKILLSRWVPHIPGYRPGWTLPGGGMDPGEQPHETAVREVFEETGYRVELDGLLGVHAAYFEPEAGATRPFCTLRTLYTAHVTGGELTAEVGGSTDLAEWVPLAELDQHFYYSLVDEAARLLGYADARELAASYREGAHD; from the coding sequence TTGCAGAGACGAACAAAGGAAGAAGAGATGCCCCTGGTGATGGATACCCGCCCGGCCGCTTACGCCGTGGTGATTGAGGACGGCAAGATTCTGCTCTCCCGCTGGGTACCGCATATTCCCGGTTACCGCCCCGGCTGGACTCTACCCGGTGGCGGCATGGACCCCGGCGAACAGCCCCATGAGACTGCTGTGCGCGAAGTCTTTGAAGAAACCGGTTACCGGGTGGAACTTGACGGCCTTCTGGGGGTGCACGCGGCCTACTTTGAGCCTGAAGCCGGGGCGACCCGCCCTTTCTGCACCCTGCGTACCCTCTATACTGCGCACGTCACCGGCGGAGAACTTACTGCCGAGGTTGGCGGATCGACCGACCTGGCAGAGTGGGTTCCTTTGGCCGAGCTTGACCAGCACTTCTACTATTCCCTGGTGGACGAGGCCGCCCGCCTCTTAGGGTACGCGGATGCCCGTGAGCTGGCAGCCAGCTACCGGGAGGGTGCGCATGACTAG
- a CDS encoding FmdB family zinc ribbon protein, producing MPVYVYQCKNCGHVFEQHQSFSDEALKTCPECGQDTLRKKFGQVGVVFKGSGFYANDKGK from the coding sequence GTGCCTGTTTACGTTTACCAGTGCAAGAACTGCGGCCACGTGTTTGAGCAGCACCAGTCGTTCTCGGACGAGGCGCTCAAGACCTGCCCCGAGTGCGGCCAGGACACCCTGCGTAAGAAGTTCGGCCAGGTCGGTGTGGTTTTCAAAGGCTCTGGTTTCTACGCCAACGATAAGGGCAAATAA